A genomic region of Antennarius striatus isolate MH-2024 chromosome 4, ASM4005453v1, whole genome shotgun sequence contains the following coding sequences:
- the LOC137593415 gene encoding uncharacterized protein — translation MAKRKAKACGGGRFKQLTLAQSLSGSVAAVKMSDSGKDRGAGDAPKEIEDRIGGEESVAGCSGAPPQFGGVPHGSAAAEGSPLRLSGDRSDSEPDPDSSSDWIPSESSRESSPDPWEPTEDLRSKVPKTSRGRASARGRGARRRQSLEVDAGVWGHDGWKPTKFPFVATPGPQNAAADLDSDQPVDFMELFLTDELLGHIASQNNLYARQFIQAHPEALPH, via the exons atggcgaagcgcaaggcgaaagcgtgtggaggaggcaggttcaagcagctcacactggcacagagcttgtctggcagtgtagctgctgtgaaaatgagcgacagcggtaaggatcggggggcaggagatgcacccaaggagattgaagaccggatcggaggcgaggaaagcgtggcgggttgtagcggggcccccccgcagttcggcggcgtcccacacgggagcgccgctgcggagggttctccgctgcgtctgtccggcgacaggtctgactctgaaccggacccggaCTCGTCATCTGACTGGATtccgtcagaaagcagcagggagtcctccccagatccgtgggagcccacggaggatctgaggagcaaag tccctaaaacgagtagaggacgtgcatctgcaagagggagaggtgcgaggagacgccaatcactggaggtggatgcaggtgtttggggtcatgatggctggaaacccactaagttcccattcgtggcaacccctggtccccagaatgcggctgcagacctggattcagaccagccggttgacttcatggagctgtttctgactgacgagctgctgggtcacattgccTCTCAGAACAACCTGTATGcacggcagtttatacaggcacatcctgaagctctgccacactga